The following proteins are encoded in a genomic region of Halopelagius longus:
- a CDS encoding amidohydrolase family protein, with translation MRLIDAHTHAWGADTAELPWRADVLPPGWNGAYTHADLIADMDRVGVDQSVIVTTPLYGRGERANEYTMRSIEAHPDRLYGVGLVDFFGDEAAVRRRLRRVTGHPRMLGVRMHAALAYEPIPTDLDRTGEWILDDRLEPVWDEVASLDAHVYVFPKGEQLSMIERLAADRPDVTFVVDHMAWPDETTSPDEAPWTDFADIAEHDNVWVKVSSLPRSAESGWPYEDLHEYVRRLLEWFGAERLLAGSDYPWMDDWASYEDCLSWLEAAPFLSARDRAFLSYRTFERLRG, from the coding sequence ATGCGACTCATCGACGCACACACGCACGCGTGGGGAGCCGACACCGCCGAACTACCCTGGCGAGCGGACGTGCTGCCGCCGGGGTGGAACGGCGCGTACACCCACGCCGATCTGATAGCCGACATGGACCGAGTCGGAGTCGACCAGAGCGTGATAGTCACGACGCCGCTGTACGGTCGGGGGGAACGGGCCAACGAGTACACGATGCGGAGCATCGAGGCCCACCCCGATCGCCTCTACGGTGTCGGGCTGGTGGACTTCTTCGGCGACGAGGCGGCGGTCCGACGCCGACTGCGACGGGTAACCGGCCACCCGCGGATGCTCGGCGTCCGGATGCACGCTGCACTTGCGTACGAACCGATCCCTACAGATCTCGACCGGACCGGCGAGTGGATTCTCGACGACCGGCTCGAACCCGTCTGGGACGAGGTAGCGTCGCTCGACGCCCACGTTTACGTGTTCCCGAAGGGCGAACAGCTCTCGATGATCGAGCGACTTGCGGCCGACCGCCCCGACGTGACGTTCGTCGTCGACCACATGGCGTGGCCGGACGAGACGACGTCGCCCGACGAAGCACCGTGGACCGACTTCGCCGACATCGCCGAACACGACAACGTGTGGGTCAAGGTGAGTTCGCTCCCGCGCTCTGCCGAGTCGGGCTGGCCGTACGAGGACCTCCACGAGTACGTTCGGCGTCTCCTCGAATGGTTCGGCGCGGAGCGACTGTTGGCGGGGTCCGACTATCCGTGGATGGACGACTGGGCGTCGTACGAGGACTGCCTCTCGTGGCTGGAGGCCGCACCGTTCCTCTCGGCCCGCGACCGGGCGTTCCTCTCGTACCGGACCTTCGAACGACTTCGTGGCTGA